AACGCCGGCCGCCGTCGGCCCCCTTGCCGCCGCGGCCCGTCTCCCGTCCGTAGAGCGAGGCCAGCGCCCCGTCCATCGCGGCGTCCCGGCCGCTGAGCGCACACCCCGTCCCGTCCGCGCCGCCGCCACCGAGCACCAGCCGCCAGCGGCGCAGCCGTTCGGCCTCGGAAGTGGGGGCGGCCGAAGCGGCGGCAGGGTCCTCGGCCGGTCCCGGGGCGGGCGTTGCGTGCGTGGTGGGTGTGGTGGGCGTGGCGTGTGTGGTGGGCGTGGCGTGCGTGGCCGCCGTGGTGGTGGCTGTCGGGTCCGGTGTCGTGGTCGTCATGTCCGTGCTCCCGTGAGGTCGTCGGCCGGGCGGGACAACTCCGGTGGGTCGTCGCCGAAGCCGTGCTGTCCGATGCCCAGCAGCATGCGGAGGGTGGGGAGGACGGCCGCGGCACGGTCGCGGTCCAGGCCGGGGCCGAAGCCGGGCACGGCCGCGTCCGGGGCGTCGCCGGCCGGGTGGCGGGGTGCCGTCGCGGGGCCGCGGCGGACCAGCTCACCGAGGGTGCGCCGCACTCCGGACTCGTACTCCGCGAAGGTGCGGCGCAGCAGCGGGAGTACGTCGGTGAAGGCGGCGTCCGGCACACCGGTCAGCCAGCCGTCGACCAGCGCCAGCAGCCGTTCGTCATGGACCAGCAGCATGCCGCCGTCCCCGCCGCCGACGAATCCCTCGATCCATCCGGCGGCGTCGGTGGGCGGGGTGCCCGGCGAGAGGGCGAGCCCCATCAGCCGCTCCGCTCCCCCGTCGCCCAACTCGCCGTCGTCCAGCAGGAGCCGGGTCGCTCGGCCGCGGAGCAGACCCGGCACGGTGTCCCGTTCGCTGACCGCCCGCAGCACTCCGGCCCAGCGAGTCCGCAGCCCGTTCCCTTCGGGCCGGCGCTCGGTATCCGGCTGACCGAGCAGGCCGACGGCCTGGTGGGTGGCGTCGAGATGGCCGCGCATGTCGGCGGCGCCGTCGGCGTCCAGCCCCGGGCAGGCCGGGGGCAGTCCGACGAAGACCCGCTCGGCCAGGCCGGTGGCCACCTCGCGGAGCGCCACGGCGTCCGTGCCGCGCACATCGCCGTAGCGCACGGACCGTACGAGGGCGGGCAGCGCCTGGGCGAGATGGCCCACGTCCGCGTCCAGCGCCGCGCGGTCCGACAGCGCCTGCATCACCACCGGGAGGGCATCGGGGAGTTCGGCGAGCAGACAGCGCTCGGCGAGCGCCGTGACCTCGGCGAGATGGGCCGCCCCGGCGGCCTCGGACGCGGCCTTGGCGGTGGCCGCCGAGAGCACGGTCGTGCCCCAGATTCCGGCCTCCGCGACCCGCACGGCGAGCTCCGGCTCCCAGCGCAGCCGCCAGGTCTCCCGGAAGGTGCCCGTGCTGCCGCGGGAGCGGGTGGGTTCGCCCCAGGGGATGCCGAGCAGCCGCAGGCGGTGGAGCAGCCGGCTGCGCCCGGCGTCGGTCTCCTTGCGCAGGTCCAGCTCCAACTCCCGTTCCAGGGCCTCAGGTTTGAGCCGAAGCGTCCGCTGGCTGCGGGCGATGTCCCGTTGCAGCGGCACCGCGGGGGCGTCCTCCGGGACCTCGCCCAGCACCTCCCCGACCACCAGCCGGTCGTGGATCAGCAGGGACGGGGCATCGGTGCCGTCCCCCATGACGGCGCGCACCGCGTCGTCCAGCTCCGTCAGCCCGGCCAGCGGGCGGCCGCGTACCGTGGCCAGCCCCTCGGCGAGCCGCACCGCTTCGATGACATGCGCCGACGAGACGGCGTAGTCCTCCTCGCGGAGCAGCCCGGCGACCTTGGTCAGCCAGCGTTCGACGGGGCGGTCGGGGGCGCTGAAGAGATGGCCGTACCAGCCGGGTGAGGCGATACCGGCGCCGTATCCGCTGCGGCGGGAGAGCCGCCGGTGTGTCCAGGGCACCCAGGTCACCGCCGCCTTCACCTTCGGCAGGCCCTTGAGCAGCTGCCGGTCGGCGGTCATGGTGGTGCGCTGCGCCAGGGCGGGTACGTGCCAGGCCCCGCACACCACGGCGAGGTCGTCCCCGAACTCCTTTCGCGCGGCCCGCAGCCGGAGCCGCATATGAGCCTCACGCACCGGATCACGGTCATGGCCGCCGTCGCCGTAGGTCTCGCGCAGCGCCGCCATCGCCTCGGCCAGCGCCGCGAACGGCGCCAGCGCGTCCGCACCGGCTCCGCCGCCCCCGCGGTGCTCGACCACGTCCTCCCACCAGCGCTCCGGGTCGTCGTACCCGGCCGTCTCGGCCAGCACCCCGATCGGATCGATCCGCACCTCGGCGGCGCCGGCCCCCCGCTCACCGGCCTCCTGCTCGCCGGCCTCCTGCTCGCCGGTCCCCTCGTCCGCCGTCTCCCCGTCGTCTCCCCCCGCCAGGGAGTGCGCCGCGGGCAGATCGATGAAGCGGACGGGGACGCCGTGCTCCAGCGCCCAGCGCATCGCCACCCACTCCGGGGAGAACTCGGCCAGCGGCCAGAACGCGGCGCGGCCGGGGTCGTCCTGCGCATGGGCGAGCAGCGCGACGGGCGGCCGCATCTCCTCATGGGCGGCCAGCGGCACCAGCTCGTCCGCCTCCGGCGGCCCCTCGATCAGGACCGCGGCCGGAGTGCACTGCTCCAGGGCGGCGCGCACCGCCCGCGCCGAGCCGGGGCCGTGATGACGCACCCCGAGCAGCACCGGCCCGCACCTGTCCGTGGTCCGCCCGCCACGCCCGCTCATGCGCTCACCTCACGGCAGGCGCGGTAGAAGTCCTTCCAGCCGTCGCGCTCGCGCACCACGGTCTCCAGATACTCCTGCCATACGACCCGGTCGGCCGCGGGGTCGCGGACCACGGCGCCCAGGATGCCCGCGGCCACGTCGCCGGAGCGCAGTACGCCGTCCCCGAAGTGGGTGGCCAGCGCCAGGCCGTTCGTCACCACGGAGATGGCCTCGGCCGTGGAGAGGGTGCCGGACGGCGACTTGAGCTTGGTGCGACCGTCGGTGGTGAGGCCGGCCCGCAGCTCACGGAAGACCGTGACGACCCGGCGGATCTCGTCCAGGCCCTCCGGTCCGGCCGGGAGATCCAGCGAGCGCCCTATCTGCTCGACCCGGCGCGAGACGATGTCCACCTCCTCGTCCGGGGTCGCGGGCAGCGGCAGCACGACGGTGTTGAAGCGGCGGCGCAGCGCGCTGGAGAGTTCGTTGACCCCGCGGTCGCGGTCGTTGGCGGTGGCGATCAGATTGAAGCCGCGGACCGCCTGCACCTCCTGCCCCAACTCCGGGATCGGCAGGGTCTTTTCCGACAGGACCGTGATGAGCGTGTCCTGTACGTCGGCGGGGATGCGGGTCAGCTCCTCGACCCGCGCGGTCATGCCCTGCGCCATCGCGCGCATCACCGGGCTGGGAACCAGCGCCTCGCGGCTGGGGCCGTGCGCGAGCAGCTGGGCGTAGTTCCAGCCGTAGCGGATCGCCTCCTCGGGGGTGCCGGCGGTGCCCTGCACCAGGAGGGTGGAATCACCGCTGACGGCTGCCGCCAGATGCTCGGACACCCAGGTCTTCGCGGTGCCGGGCACGCCCAGCAGGAGCAGCGCGCGATCCGTCGCGAGGGTCGTCACGGCGACCTCGACGATCCGGCGCGGGCCGACATATTTGGGTGTGATGACCGTGCCGTCCGCGAGCGTGCCGCCGAGGAGGTACGTCGCGACCGCCCACGGCGAGAGCCGCCAGCGCTCCGGCCGGGGCCGGTCGTCGGCCGCGGCGAGGGCCGTCAGCTCCGCCGCGAAACTGTCCTCGGCGTGCGGCCGCAGTGCCTCGCCGCCCGCGGCTTCCGGCGCCGTCCCGGCCGTCTGATGGATCTGCTCGTCCGTCGTCGTGAGGCTGTTCCCGGACATGGTTCCCCCTCGTCGCAAGGTGTGCGGCCGGCACCCCGAAATCGCTGCGGCCGCTTGCGGGATCAACCCTGCACCAAGCCACTGACAATCGCCCGGAAACCGGCCCTGACCTGCCCGTTCATCGCGGCCGACGGCGATTGTCAGTGGTGCGCCGTAGCGTCGAAGACATGAATCCGCAGGGGGAACGCTGGACGACGGATCAGGTGCTCGCGCTGGCGCCTGACGAGGCATCACGCAAAGCGGGCGGCAAGCTCGCGGCGCCCGGGCCGTGGTCGGAAACGGGCGCGGACGAGGGTGCGGTGTGGGGGCAGTGCAAGGGCAGCGGAAAGAAGCCGTATCAGGCGGTCGTGGACATCAAAGGTCCCGCCTTCAAGTGCAGTTGCCCGAGCCGTAAGTTTCCGTGCAAGCACGCGCTGGGGCTGCTGCTGCTCTGGGCGGGCGGCGGCGGGGAGGTGACGGCCGGGGAACCGTCCGCATGGGCGGGCGAGTGGCTGGCCGGACGCCGGGAGCGGGCCGAGCGGCAAGCGGGCGCGCCGTCGAGCGCGGCCGCCGCCCCGCCGCGGGCGCCCGCGGACCCGGAGGCCGCCAAGCGGCGGGCGGAGCGCCGGATGCAGCGGATCGGCGCCGGCGCCACGGAGCTGGAACAGCGGCTGGAGGATCTGCTGCAGTCCGGGCTGGCCTCGGCCGAGAGCGGGACAGGCTCCTGGGACGAGACGGCGGCCCGTATGGTCGACGCCCAGGCGCCCGGACTCGCCTCGCGCGTACGGGAGTTGTCGTCGGTGGTGGCGTCCGGCCCGGACTGGCCGGCGCGGCTGCTGGAGGAATGCGCGCTGCTGCACCTCCTCGACCAGGGGTTCCTCGGTATCGAGCGGCTGCCGGGCCCGCTCGCGGCGACGGTCCGCTCGCGCGTCGGGCTGACCACGGAGGCGGCGGACCTGCTGACCGGCCCCGATGCGGCGACGGTCCGGGACCGCTGGCTGGTGCTCGCCCAACAGGACAGCGACGACGGCAAGTTGCTCACCCGAAGAATCTTCCTGCGGGGCGAGCGGACCGGCCGGATGGCGCTGCACCTCTCCTTCGGCGGCTCTCCCGGCCGCCCCCTGGACCTGGCACTGCCGCCCGGTCTGGTGCTCGACGCGGACCTCGCCTACTACCCGGGCGCCCGCCCGCTGCGTGCCACTCTCGGCGAGCGGCACGCCCCAGCGGCTCCCGGGCCGGTTCCCCCCGGCGGAGGCATCGATGCCGCCCTGGCCGCGTACGGCGATGCGCTGCGCGACGACCCGTGGCTGGATTCCTGGCCGGTGGTGCTCACCGATGTCACACCGATACCGAGCCACGACGGAAAGGGCTGGCAACTGGCCGACGCGGACGGGGAGTCGGCGCTCCCGCTGGACCCGCGCGGCCTCGGCCGGACGAGCCTGTGGCAGCTGGCCGCCATATCGGGCGGGGCACCGGTCACGGTCTTCGGCGAATGCGGCCATCGCGGCTTTCTGCCGCTGACGGTCTGGGACCCCGCCCCGGTGTCCCTGTGACCCGCGCCCCGGCCGCGGCACCCCGGCCCCCACGGACGCCGTCCACCACCGATGCCTGGAGGAAGGCATGACGCGCACCACCACCCCCACCTCACCCGCCCCGACCGCCCCCGCCCCCTGGTCCGATCTCGTGAGCGCCGCGCTGCTCGGGACCGAGCGGCGGACACCGCCGGTGGCGGCACGGCCGGCACAGACCGCCGCGGCCGCGCTGCTGGACGCGGCCGCGGTGAGCACGGTGCGCCGGCGCGCCGCGCTGCGCCCCGCACCGGCCGGTGAGCGGCCCGCCCCGGCCCCGGCCGACCCGCGGCCCCCGCTGCCGCCCGCGGCGCGCCGCCGGCTGTCCCTGCTGCTCGCCGACCGCGGCGGCAGCGGAGGCGGCAGCCGCCGGGGCACCGCCCCCGACCTCACCGAGCTGCTGCCCCAGTGGCTGGCCGCCGCCGGCACGTACGGCTACCGCGCCCCGGAGGCCCTGCTGCCCGCGCTGCTCGACGCCGCCCGCGCCCGTACGGATCTGCGGCCCGCCGCGCTCGCCCTGGCGGGGCCGCGCGCCCTGTGGCTGGCCCGGCTCAACGACGAATGGAAGTTCGCGCTCCGGGGGGCCGGCGGCCCGTCCGCGCTCCCCGGAGACGACCATCCCGAAGCCGTGCGGCGCCGGTGGGAGGAGGGCCTGTTCGCGGAGCGGGTCGCCCTGCTGACCGCCCTGCGCCGCCATGACCCGGCGGCGGGCCTGGCGCTGCTGACCACGACCTGGTCCACGGAGCGGGCCGAGGACCGCCTGATGTTCCTCGACTCGCTGCGCGAGGACCTCGCGACGGGCGATGAGCCCTTCCTCGAACAGGCCCTGTCCGACCGCAGCCGCAACGTCCGCGCCACGGCCGCCGAGCTGCTCTCCGCCCTGCCCG
This genomic stretch from Streptomyces nigrescens harbors:
- a CDS encoding DUF5682 family protein yields the protein MSGRGGRTTDRCGPVLLGVRHHGPGSARAVRAALEQCTPAAVLIEGPPEADELVPLAAHEEMRPPVALLAHAQDDPGRAAFWPLAEFSPEWVAMRWALEHGVPVRFIDLPAAHSLAGGDDGETADEGTGEQEAGEQEAGERGAGAAEVRIDPIGVLAETAGYDDPERWWEDVVEHRGGGGAGADALAPFAALAEAMAALRETYGDGGHDRDPVREAHMRLRLRAARKEFGDDLAVVCGAWHVPALAQRTTMTADRQLLKGLPKVKAAVTWVPWTHRRLSRRSGYGAGIASPGWYGHLFSAPDRPVERWLTKVAGLLREEDYAVSSAHVIEAVRLAEGLATVRGRPLAGLTELDDAVRAVMGDGTDAPSLLIHDRLVVGEVLGEVPEDAPAVPLQRDIARSQRTLRLKPEALERELELDLRKETDAGRSRLLHRLRLLGIPWGEPTRSRGSTGTFRETWRLRWEPELAVRVAEAGIWGTTVLSAATAKAASEAAGAAHLAEVTALAERCLLAELPDALPVVMQALSDRAALDADVGHLAQALPALVRSVRYGDVRGTDAVALREVATGLAERVFVGLPPACPGLDADGAADMRGHLDATHQAVGLLGQPDTERRPEGNGLRTRWAGVLRAVSERDTVPGLLRGRATRLLLDDGELGDGGAERLMGLALSPGTPPTDAAGWIEGFVGGGDGGMLLVHDERLLALVDGWLTGVPDAAFTDVLPLLRRTFAEYESGVRRTLGELVRRGPATAPRHPAGDAPDAAVPGFGPGLDRDRAAAVLPTLRMLLGIGQHGFGDDPPELSRPADDLTGART
- a CDS encoding SWIM zinc finger family protein — encoded protein: MNPQGERWTTDQVLALAPDEASRKAGGKLAAPGPWSETGADEGAVWGQCKGSGKKPYQAVVDIKGPAFKCSCPSRKFPCKHALGLLLLWAGGGGEVTAGEPSAWAGEWLAGRRERAERQAGAPSSAAAAPPRAPADPEAAKRRAERRMQRIGAGATELEQRLEDLLQSGLASAESGTGSWDETAARMVDAQAPGLASRVRELSSVVASGPDWPARLLEECALLHLLDQGFLGIERLPGPLAATVRSRVGLTTEAADLLTGPDAATVRDRWLVLAQQDSDDGKLLTRRIFLRGERTGRMALHLSFGGSPGRPLDLALPPGLVLDADLAYYPGARPLRATLGERHAPAAPGPVPPGGGIDAALAAYGDALRDDPWLDSWPVVLTDVTPIPSHDGKGWQLADADGESALPLDPRGLGRTSLWQLAAISGGAPVTVFGECGHRGFLPLTVWDPAPVSL
- a CDS encoding ATP-binding protein — its product is MSGNSLTTTDEQIHQTAGTAPEAAGGEALRPHAEDSFAAELTALAAADDRPRPERWRLSPWAVATYLLGGTLADGTVITPKYVGPRRIVEVAVTTLATDRALLLLGVPGTAKTWVSEHLAAAVSGDSTLLVQGTAGTPEEAIRYGWNYAQLLAHGPSREALVPSPVMRAMAQGMTARVEELTRIPADVQDTLITVLSEKTLPIPELGQEVQAVRGFNLIATANDRDRGVNELSSALRRRFNTVVLPLPATPDEEVDIVSRRVEQIGRSLDLPAGPEGLDEIRRVVTVFRELRAGLTTDGRTKLKSPSGTLSTAEAISVVTNGLALATHFGDGVLRSGDVAAGILGAVVRDPAADRVVWQEYLETVVRERDGWKDFYRACREVSA